A stretch of DNA from Oscillospiraceae bacterium:
TAAATTTTGAGGCCTGTTCTTCGAAAACCTCTACGAAAAGTCGTCCGATTGTTTTACGCTTTTTTTCGGGATCGGATATACCCGAAATTGCAGATAAAAACCTCTCCGAGGCGTCGACTCTGACAAATTTCAGATCGCGTTTTGAAAACACGGATTCTATTTCGTCGCCTTCGTTTTTTCTCATAAATCCGTGATCTACAAAGATACAGATAAGCTGTTCTCCGATCGCTTTTGAAAGAATGGCGGCGCAGACGGAGGAATCGACTCCGCCGGAAAGTCCGAGAATTACTTTTTCATTTCCGATTTTTGCCCGCACCTCGTCAACGGTTGTTTTCAAATAATCGTCCATGGAATAATCTCCGGACGCATGGCACACTTCGTAAAGAAAATTATGGAGAATTTCTTTTCCGCGTTTGGTTTCTTCGACTTCGGGATGGAACTGCACACCATAAAATGAACGCTTTTCATCATAAACAGCCGCGTTCAGACAGGATGCGGTGTTGGCCGCGCTTATAAATCCCTCAGGGAGCTTTGTGACCATGTCGGTATGACTCATCAGAACCGTTTGCGAACCGGACAGCTCTTTAAAAATCGGGCATCCGGTATTTTTAAGCTCCAATTGCGTCTGGCCGTATTCGCTTGAGACGCAGGATTCGACTTTTCCGCCGAGCATATGGCACATAAGCTGCATTCCGTAGCATATTCCGAGCATAGGAATGCCGAGCAAATATATCTGAGCGCTGCACATTGGAGAATCAGGCATGTAAACGGCATTCGGACCGCCTGTAAAAATTATGCCGATAGGATTATATGCTTTGATGGTTTCAATTGAAGCGTCGCAGGGGAGGATCACGGAGTATACATTTTGCTCGCGGACTCTCCTTGCGATCAATTGCTTATATTGGCCGCCGAAATCCAGGATTATGACAGTTTCGTTTTTCATGAATTGATCCTTGTCTTATATGTCATTATTTATTTTCTTTTCCTGATTCAAGGTTGAATTTTGAGTATTCGCCGAATTTGACCGAATAATCGCCTGTAAAGCATCCTGTGCAGAAATCCACCTGTGAACCGGCGCACGCCTTAAGCAGTCCGTCGACAGAAATAAAACCAAGCGAATCAACACCGAGATGCTTTCCGATTTCTTCGACGGTAAGTTTGTTTGCAATCAGTTTGTCTTCGCTGTCTATATCAGTGCCGAAATGACAGGTATGTCTGAATGGCGGAGCGGAAATGCGCATGTGTATTTCCTTTGCGCCGGCGTCACGGAGAGCCGATACGATTTTTGCTCCGGTCGTGCCGCGTACTATGGAATCGTCTACAATGACGATTCGTTTTCCCGATACATTGGCGCGAAGCGGATTAAGCTTAAGACTTACGGCGTTTTCACGCTGCTTCTGGGTCGGATATATAAAGCTTCGGCCGATATATCTGTTTTTAACAAATCCGCTGACAAGCGGTATTCCGCTTTCGGCGGCATATCCTGCGGCTGCTTCCAATCCGCTGTCAGGGACGCCGCATACGGCATCGGCCTCGACATGATATTCCTTCGCAAGCTCGCGTCCCATATTGAAACGCGCCTCATAAACGCTTAGCCCGTCTATGACGGAATCCGGGCGGGCAAAGTAGATAAACTCAAAAACACAGAGACTGCGGCGCGAAGCGGTAAGCGCGACGGCCGATTCTCTGATCTCTCCGTTTTCAATTATGACAATTTCACCGGGCAGCACGTTACGCACCAGTTCAAAGCCGCAGCTGTCCAAAGCACAGCTTTCCGATGCGACGGCATAACCGAATTCATTTTTGCCGATACATAACGGGCGAAAGCCGTTCGGATCTCGCACCGCGACGAGCTTTCCTGAACTGAGCGCACATATGAGTGAAAAAGCGCCGATAAGCTTTCCACAAGCCGAACGGAAACCGGCGATTACGTCACCATCCGCGCGAAGCAGCTCATACGCAATTAGAGATGAGATGACCTCGCTGTCGCTTGTGGCTGTAAAATCGAGACCTTTTTTCTCAAGCTGTGCTTTTAACTCGGCGGCGTTTATGATGTTGCCGTTATGAGCCGTGGCGATGCGTCCGGTAAGATATTCGGTCATAAACGGCTGCACATTGCATACTTTATCTGAGCCTGTCGTCGAATAACGCGCGTGACCTATCGCAAGAGAGGATTTCGGCACGGTTGACATGATCTTCGGTGTGAAAACCTCGTTTACAAGCCCCTTGTTTTTAACGACGGTTATTGTGCTGCCGTTCACGGCGGCGATGCCTGCGCCCTCCTGACCTCGGTGCTGCATTGCAAGAAGC
This window harbors:
- the guaA gene encoding glutamine-hydrolyzing GMP synthase; this translates as MKNETVIILDFGGQYKQLIARRVREQNVYSVILPCDASIETIKAYNPIGIIFTGGPNAVYMPDSPMCSAQIYLLGIPMLGICYGMQLMCHMLGGKVESCVSSEYGQTQLELKNTGCPIFKELSGSQTVLMSHTDMVTKLPEGFISAANTASCLNAAVYDEKRSFYGVQFHPEVEETKRGKEILHNFLYEVCHASGDYSMDDYLKTTVDEVRAKIGNEKVILGLSGGVDSSVCAAILSKAIGEQLICIFVDHGFMRKNEGDEIESVFSKRDLKFVRVDASERFLSAISGISDPEKKRKTIGRLFVEVFEEQASKFNDAKFLAQGTIYPDVIESGANHTATIKSHHNVGGLPEHTRFSGIVEPLRGLFKDEVRNLGRLLGLPDFLVNRQPFPGPGLAIRIIGEITREKLDILRDADAIFREEMKRSRVKASQYFAVLTDLKSVGVMGDFRTYDYTVALRAVKTNDFMTCEYAPLSHKLLKKVSSRITNEVKGVNRIVYDITGKPPATIEWE
- the purF gene encoding amidophosphoribosyltransferase, whose amino-acid sequence is MYSHSEITDKLHEECAVFGVSVTTDEAAGIIYNGLLAMQHRGQEGAGIAAVNGSTITVVKNKGLVNEVFTPKIMSTVPKSSLAIGHARYSTTGSDKVCNVQPFMTEYLTGRIATAHNGNIINAAELKAQLEKKGLDFTATSDSEVISSLIAYELLRADGDVIAGFRSACGKLIGAFSLICALSSGKLVAVRDPNGFRPLCIGKNEFGYAVASESCALDSCGFELVRNVLPGEIVIIENGEIRESAVALTASRRSLCVFEFIYFARPDSVIDGLSVYEARFNMGRELAKEYHVEADAVCGVPDSGLEAAAGYAAESGIPLVSGFVKNRYIGRSFIYPTQKQRENAVSLKLNPLRANVSGKRIVIVDDSIVRGTTGAKIVSALRDAGAKEIHMRISAPPFRHTCHFGTDIDSEDKLIANKLTVEEIGKHLGVDSLGFISVDGLLKACAGSQVDFCTGCFTGDYSVKFGEYSKFNLESGKENK